From Coregonus clupeaformis isolate EN_2021a unplaced genomic scaffold, ASM2061545v1 scaf0678, whole genome shotgun sequence, one genomic window encodes:
- the LOC121562666 gene encoding zinc finger protein 501-like, with protein sequence MKNKEEDEDVTLKEAFGVKEEEGIETVTLKEEEEEIGDLINTRERPDSPSDSGKSPSGDPDQGPSGQSDQSEAPKPAGQHHCSHCGRNFTKLGSLKKHERTHTGKNTFQCSECGKGFLWLYHLKRHERTHTGEKPFQCSECGKSFNELGYLLIHKRIHSGEKPYHCSKCGITFTWLGSLKTHERIHTGENPFQCSHCGKSFSQLGNLNRHKRTHTGEKPYQCSQCGKSFRGLVSLKQHKRIDTGEKPYHCPQCGKSFRWLGTLKMHERTHTGEKPYQCTMCGKRFTQLKSMKLHGRIHTGEKPYHCSHCGMTFTWLINMKTHERIHTGEKPYQCSECGKTFRGLVNLKQHERTHPQEKPYQCSLCGKSFTKLGGLTRHERTHTGGDKTYHCSLCGKTFNRLRHLNKHERIHTQEEKTYHCSHCGKTFSQSEDLKSHERIERLCSDLCF encoded by the exons gaggagataggagatctgattaacacca gagagagaccagactctccctctgacagcgggaagagtccttcaggggacCCAGACCAGGGTCCTTCAGGGCAATCAGACCAATCAGAGGCTCCCAAACCAGCAGGAcaacatcactgctcccactgtggaaggAATTTTACTAAGTTAGGGAGCCTGAAGaaacatgagaggacacacacagggaaaaatacTTTCCAATGTTCCGAGTGTGGGAAAGGTTTTCTTTGGTTATATCACCTTAAAaggcatgagaggacacacacaggagagaaacctttccaGTGTTCagagtgtggaaagagttttaacgaATTAGGGTACCTGTtaatacacaagagaatacactcgggagagaagccttaccactgctccaaaTGTGGAATTACTTTTACCTGGTTAGGGAGCCTGAAaacgcatgagagaatacacactggagaaaatcctttccaatgttcccactgtggaaagagttttagccAGTTAGGGAACCTAAATAGGCacaagaggacacacacaggagagaagccttaccaatgctctcagtgtggaaagagttttagggGTTTAGTGAGCCTGAAACAGCATAAGAGAAtagacacaggagagaagccttaccactgtccccagtgtggaaagagttttagatGGTTAGGCACCTTGAAAATGCACGAGAGGacacatacaggagaaaagccttaccaatgCACCATGTGTGGAAAGAGGTTTACCCAGTTAAAGTCCATGAAATTACACGGGAggatacatacaggagagaagccttaccactgctcccactgtggaatgACTTTTACCTGGTTAATAAACATGAAAActcatgagagaatacacacaggagagaagccttatcaaTGTTCCGAGTGTGGAAAGACTTTCAGGGGTTTAGTAAACCTGAAACAGCATGAGAGAACACACCCACAAGAAAAGCCCTACCAatgctccctgtgtggaaagagttttaccaagTTAGGGGGCCTGACTaggcatgagaggacacacacaggaggggATAAGACCTAccactgctccctgtgtggaaagacATTTAACCGGTTAAGACATCTGAATAAGCATGAAAGAATAcatacacaggaggagaagacataccactgctctcactgtggaaagacattttcccagtcagaggacctgaaatcacatgagagaatagagaggctgtgttctgacttatgtttttga